TTCCCAATAGAGGAGTCAAATTTTCGCAAGTTTAGACAGTAGTGAAAATACAATGTCTCCAAACTTGGGTATCCAATCCATTTCAATTGCACGGCTCCATAATAATGTATTGTGTTATAAGgaacttccaatttttttaacatcTACAAAGTAGTTAAAACATTATCATAGAggggacaaagaaaaaaaaacactatgTTGAgagaacaaaagcaaaaattcagactttcaaaaattttgattcGCCCCGGTTTTTGGCGTTTCAATTGTGCGGAAGTTCAAAAATTACTAGATTTTTCAAGTGTAAATTGGCCATTCTGCAATCTAGAAGAGGTTAATCCTAAGAAAGCCATATAAGCTTCAGGCAATGATTGTTGATGTCTCCAACAAAAGTCCCTGCTTTTATTAGCTTTTGACATGTATTCATAAAAAAGAACTTGATGAACTCAACATAATCATCCAACGATTTAGCAGTATAGTGATTCAATATCCATTAAGTACGTACATATTTCACCCAAATTGTATTAGCTACTTCATTTTTCACTCTAATCAAATTCAGCTATCAGGAAAAGCAAACAATATGTTTCGCTGTGTGATTAGATAAACGGATATCATGAATTATATGTTTTCTATAGGTTTTACATAATTGTTTCTGTTCAATAGAAAACTAGAATAAATcctttgacaagaaaaaaaattgtaacatCAAGCAATATGTAAAATTAGGGCAAATTATAGAGTTGTACTATTTCACGTGCTTGCCTTCTAATGGAGAATGCCAAACCATACAGTTAGTCTGAGAGGCGTAGCAAGATAAGTAGAACACTGTCGACAAGTGGATATTGCATATAAGCTACCTCTGTTTTTGGTCTATCTTTTTTCACTATTACTCATTTTCTCGTAGCTCAcccaattgtaacacctcaaatctttcaaaatacATAAATCATATATTTGTTtctataaattaatattttcattttaaaatatgaaGGGAAAGTGTGGTTggttaaaagaaatatattcgAACAATTAACTATAGTAAAGCTTCTACTTTTGTGCCCATGCGCAAGATTTTTATCTTTGGTTGGGGAAATATTGACACAATCACTTTCTTGTTTATACGAAAGATCTTTATTACATCAATTAGCAGTGTGAGAAATAATTATACTCATAATTGTATGGTTGACATGTGAAAGAGTTAATAAATCATCTCAGGTGTCTACCTTCTAGACTATTCACACAGTGCATCTACATGTTTAGTTTAATGAGGCTACTCCCTATAGGCAAAAATTCtgtaattgaaatttaatttgactcAAGTGATATTTTAGGATCTCTATCTTCTACCTTAAACTCATCTCTCTCGCTTACAGATTCCCCGTATccgaaagaaaattttgagttAATTTGGTTTTAGGGAATGTTTATTATTTTAGTTTTAGCACAAAGATCTCTAGAGACCGCAActtattttctgaaaacaaccttaatttcattttgcaatacttaagttcttcaatatTTGAGAATATATTAAGTTCAcgaaagataaaattttcatccaacacaattgagaaaaggaaattttctcaCTTCACCGACAAGAGAAGAATTTTGGGTCCATAGAAGAGACCATACCTGTACGATGAGCAGTCGGCCACATTTGAAGAACCGCGCCGCACCCTCCTGAAAGGAAGAAGGTCGAGTATTGAGAAATGTGAAGAGAGAAAGAACCACACGACGCGGTTGTCTGCGGaacgtagagagagagagagatgaaagtaAACGGAACAAGGGAAATAAAAGTCATGCCTACCACCTGCgttttcgaaaaattaaaatttgaaaaataagtgAAAGGTAGAAGGAAGGCACACCTGGTTTAGTCCCCTCCTCGTCCAGTCAAGAATCTCCTCTCTATAATCCCCGTAACGGCCACCAGCGCAATATGGCAACTCGTCGAAGTTGGTTACATATACCAAACATTCATTTGGTATCTTTGAGTTGGATAGATTAGTCAACTTTTTCAACGATGGACACACGGTGATATACAAGTGCCGCAAAAGCTCCAATTCTTCAAGGCCCTCAATAACCCGTAGCTCAGGGCACATGATGAATCTTAAAGTCTCGAGcttcttcaagtttgataaaCCATACAATCCTCCTAGGGATACGCAGTAACCAACTCGGAGACCCACCAAGTAACCAACTTCGAGACCCACTAATGGTTCCATCGTACTGAGAAATCGAATTTGAAGTAGCTTTGGGCAATTTTCAACTGCCATTCCAAAGAGCTTTCTCAAGTTCGATGAAATAACTGACAATCTCTCGAGAAACTCGCAATATGTCACAATCAAATCTTCCACTAGTTCAAGCCCATCGAGTTGAATTTCCCTCAATGGACAGCGACAAAGATGCaatgtggacaaatttttcAAGTGCGAAAATTGTGGTCCAATGACTACCGAGTCGAAACTATCCATGTGAGGTAAGGTGAGGTTTTTAAGTCGAGGTAGACAACCCAACTCCATTGATGGCACAGGAATATCTGAAAGGCACAATTTCAATCGCTCCAGCTTAGATAACTTCCCAACCCATTGCAATTGAAGAGTTGATGCCTGGGCAAGTGCTTGTCCATAGTTGTTGGACAGCTCCAAAGTCACTAGATTCGTGAGGTTACTAAGATCTGGAACTAACCGCAATGATGCCGATATAACACGTAGGCAATTCAAACTCGAGGGAAGTTTTGGCAGCTCTCGAAGCTCCTTACAATATGATAGATCCAACTCTTGGAGTTGCATGAGGGAATTAATTGTCGCTGGGACTGCACAAACACTAGTTTGTGATATGTCTAGGATACTTAGAGACAATAGTTTGCCAATTGTAGTTGGGAGTTCGCCCGCAAGTTGTTCACAATATCGGACATTGAGCTCCTTCATGCCCGCTAGCATTCCAATACTAGCTGGCAACCTCTGTATTGGACAGGATTCCATCCTCATCACCTTCAACTGCTTGAGATTCTTTATCGAATTAGGTAACTTGGTAATTTTTGTCCATGAGAGATCCAACATCTGTAATTTTGTCAAATAACCTATTGATTCTGGAAGCTCCacaaaattatgacacttagAGAGTGAAAGGAATTCAAGTTGCATAAGCTCTCcaatagaaattggaagtttcaCAATTGACGTGCCTGATAGATCAAGGGATGATAGGTTCTTTGCATTACCAATAGAATCGGGTGAACTTTTAATTATTGTTTGTGATATATCCAACTGTGACAATGATGCTAATTTCCCGATGTCTGGAAGTTTCTTGATTTTGGGGCAATAGCAGATAGAAAAGTGCTTCAAATTCACTAGTCCTCCAATCTCTTTAGGCAAATATCGAAGATTCGTGCACCATTCAATGTGCAAGTGAGTAAGATCTTTTAGTTTCCCAATAGAGGAATCAACTTCTTGTAAGGATTGACAGTAAGCAAGAGATAGTATCTTCAAACTCACGCATCCAGAAAAGTCTAAAGTTTGTTTCAATCCATCACAACTGATGAgagaaagaactttcaatttgttttccaTCTGCAAAGGTCACTGAAATATTATCAGAGAGGATCAAACAGAGAATACTATGTCTATGTTAAGAGAACAAAGGTACGGATTCACACCTTCAAAATGTTCCATCCACCCCAGTTGTCAGTGTTTTCATTGTTTGAAAGTTCGAAAAGTGCTAGATTTTTCAAGTGTAAATTGGCCATTCCCGGATCTAAAGGAGGATattgccaagaaagccatcttagctCTCGGAGGTTATTCTTGATGTCTCCGGCAAAAGTCCCTCTAAATAACTTGAGAAGTTTTAGATTTGGCATCCTCTCAAGTTCTTTGTCCACAATGCTGATGGGATCCGAATTATATCGACCTAAATTGAGTGCTTTAACTTTGTCCTTTCTCTGCCAATAGAAACCATCAATGAGTATGAGCTTGCAAACATTAAATTTTTCCTTT
This genomic stretch from Eucalyptus grandis isolate ANBG69807.140 chromosome 3, ASM1654582v1, whole genome shotgun sequence harbors:
- the LOC120291543 gene encoding uncharacterized protein LOC120291543 isoform X3, coding for MGSPRESRKDKVKALNLGRYNSDPISIVDKELERMPNLKLLKLFRGTFAGDIKNNLRELRWLSWQYPPLDPGMANLHLKNLALFELSNNENTDNWGGWNILKMENKLKVLSLISCDGLKQTLDFSGCVSLKILSLAYCQSLQEVDSSIGKLKDLTHLHIEWCTNLRYLPKEIGGLVNLKHFSICYCPKIKKLPDIGKLASLSQLDISQTIIKSSPDSIGNAKNLSSLDLSGTSIVKLPISIGELMQLEFLSLSKCHNFVELPESIGYLTKLQMLDLSWTKITKLPNSIKNLKQLKVMRMESCPIQRLPASIGMLAGMKELNVRYCEQLAGELPTTIGKLLSLSILDISQTSVCAVPATINSLMQLQELDLSYCKELRELPKLPSSLNCLRVISASLRLVPDLSNLTNLVTLELSNNYGQALAQASTLQLQWVGKLSKLERLKLCLSDIPVPSMELGCLPRLKNLTLPHMDSFDSVVIGPQFSHLKNLSTLHLCRCPLREIQLDGLELVEDLIVTYCEFLERLSVISSNLRKLFGMAVENCPKLLQIRFLSTMEPLVGLEVGYLVGLRVGYCVSLGGLYGLSNLKKLETLRFIMCPELRVIEGLEELELLRHLYITVCPSLKKLTNLSNSKIPNECLVYVTNFDELPYCAGGRYGDYREEILDWTRRGLNQEGAARFFKCGRLLIVQMLKKLEVPYNTIHYYGAVQLKWIGYPSLETLYFHYCLNLRKFDSSIGKMKVLTHLDIIWCTNIRTLPEEIGGLVNLMHFSIKKCSRMEKLPHSIGKLGSLSKLNISSSRITSLPDSIGNAKHLSFLNLSSTPIMELPISIGELTQLELLSLKYCRNLGELPESIGNLTSLQKLNLLGTNIVELPDSIKNLKQLKVMTMGFCPIRRLPASIEMLEKLEELHAEHCEQLAGKLPIEIGKLLSLTIIDISYTQISVVPMAINYLTQLQKLDLTHCNELQELPKLPSSLHCLRVHSASLRLVPDLSNLTNLVEMLLSNGFGQAPVQPSNPMQTFQLQWVGKLSKLEKLNWGLSNFPISSTELGCLPRLRELSLSSMDNFDSIVVGPQFSNLKNLSILCLHSSPLREIQLDGLELLRNLGVRECEFLERLSVISSSLRKVYKMEVLDCPKLLEIQFPNTMESLEELRVGYCDSLEGLHGLSNSKKLKALRIYQCNGLRVVEGLEELELLGFLYLSRCGLLERLTDVSDSKIPNECKIEVLGCMKLSSYEGTYRDYKEMILVRMRMTFNEEDARETDAEESMMETNNYYSQNLSLTIGFLWSPEPDTELDSTSLNNSKFFHEPHLRMFPEVYAQFYKQNVTDSSNGEMNEFTM